One stretch of Halapricum desulfuricans DNA includes these proteins:
- a CDS encoding cold-shock protein: MANGTVDFFNDTGGYGFIETEDADEDVFFHMEDVGGPDLEEGQEIEFDIEQAPKGPRATNVVRQ, translated from the coding sequence ATGGCAAACGGTACGGTTGACTTCTTCAACGACACGGGCGGTTACGGCTTTATCGAGACTGAGGACGCGGACGAGGACGTTTTCTTCCACATGGAAGACGTTGGCGGTCCGGATCTCGAGGAAGGACAGGAGATCGAATTCGACATCGAACAGGCCCCCAAGGGTCCGCGAGCGACCAACGTCGTTCGGCAGTAG
- a CDS encoding HVO_0416 family zinc finger protein, protein MASAPSDDMFDEFLSQRGHDMDSAGWEDSYNKKQCPECGGLHDSDAVECTICGWSPAR, encoded by the coding sequence ATGGCCTCAGCACCGAGCGACGATATGTTCGACGAGTTCCTGTCGCAGCGTGGCCACGACATGGATTCCGCCGGCTGGGAAGATAGCTATAACAAGAAACAGTGTCCCGAATGTGGTGGACTCCACGACAGCGACGCCGTAGAGTGTACAATCTGTGGCTGGTCGCCCGCTCGGTGA
- a CDS encoding GNAT family N-acetyltransferase → MTDVSVRTAGPDDAGSILEVKRAAISELAASAYTDEQVHAWAPADSALEEYRAATTTDTFQVLVAHGDEPVVGYGVLHTDDCRIEGLFVHPSRARAGIGARLLGHLEANAALLGCRRLSVISSRNATAFYESQGYDRLEDRAREIDGVELEFVLLEKPFRH, encoded by the coding sequence ATGACCGACGTGTCGGTTCGAACGGCCGGGCCGGACGACGCCGGATCGATCCTCGAGGTCAAACGGGCCGCGATCTCTGAACTCGCCGCGAGCGCGTACACCGACGAGCAGGTCCATGCCTGGGCACCGGCCGACAGCGCGCTCGAAGAGTACCGGGCCGCGACGACGACCGACACGTTTCAGGTGCTTGTCGCGCATGGTGACGAACCGGTCGTCGGCTACGGCGTCCTCCACACTGACGACTGTCGGATCGAAGGGCTGTTCGTCCACCCGTCTCGGGCGCGCGCCGGGATCGGCGCGCGACTGCTGGGCCATCTCGAAGCGAACGCGGCGCTGCTGGGCTGTCGGCGCCTGTCGGTCATTTCTTCCCGCAACGCGACGGCGTTCTACGAATCGCAGGGTTACGACCGACTCGAAGACCGGGCGCGCGAGATAGACGGCGTCGAACTCGAGTTCGTCCTGCTCGAGAAACCGTTCCGCCACTGA
- the serB gene encoding phosphoserine phosphatase SerB: MLVAFDFDGTLSDSEMVVLLGEQCGVADEIDEITERAMNDEIDYAESLRKRCALLEGLDEERAQVAFQQVQLRDGAAAVIDALDAAGVHTAILTGGFERGVATALDSAGTEVDTIVANRLPLRDGALTGEVEGPLIEGTKDTALDKVASDLGLDRSETVAVGDGANDLPMLEAAGLAIGYDPKPAVEDACDVVVSSMPELQAVLEDRGVL, from the coding sequence ATGCTCGTAGCCTTCGACTTCGACGGGACGCTCTCGGACTCGGAGATGGTCGTTCTGCTGGGCGAACAGTGCGGCGTCGCCGACGAGATCGACGAGATCACCGAACGGGCGATGAACGACGAGATCGACTACGCCGAAAGTCTCCGAAAGCGGTGTGCGCTGCTCGAGGGGCTCGACGAAGAGCGCGCGCAGGTGGCCTTCCAGCAGGTCCAGCTCCGGGACGGTGCGGCGGCGGTCATCGACGCGCTCGATGCGGCCGGCGTACACACCGCGATTCTCACCGGCGGCTTCGAGCGAGGTGTGGCGACAGCACTCGATTCGGCCGGCACCGAGGTCGACACGATCGTCGCAAACCGGCTTCCCCTCCGCGACGGCGCGCTCACTGGCGAGGTCGAGGGACCGCTGATCGAAGGGACGAAAGACACCGCACTCGATAAGGTCGCCTCGGATCTCGGCCTCGATCGCTCGGAGACCGTCGCCGTCGGCGACGGCGCGAACGACCTGCCGATGCTCGAGGCCGCCGGCCTCGCGATCGGATACGACCCCAAACCCGCGGTCGAAGACGCCTGTGACGTCGTCGTCTCCTCGATGCCCGAACTCCAGGCCGTCCTCGAGGATCGCGGCGTCCTCTGA
- the thsA gene encoding thermosome subunit alpha — translation MGNQPLIVLSEESQRTSGKDAQSMNITAGKAVAESVRTTLGPKGMDKMLVSDTGDVVVTNDGVTILDEMDIEHPAANMMVEVAQTQEDEVGDGTTTSVVIGGELLTKAEDLLDQDIHATVLAQGYRQAAEQAKEILEDMAIEVDEDDTEILASIAETAMTGKGAESAKDTLAALIVDAVQSIADEEGIDTDNVSVETVVGGSIEESELVEGVIVDKERVHENMPYSVEDADVALLDTAIEVKETELDAEVNVSDPDQLQQFLDQEEEQLKEMVDKLADAGADVVFCQKGIDDMAQHYLAQEGILAVRRAKKSDIKALSRSTGARIVSNIDDITEDDLGFAGSVSQKEIAGDERIFVEDVEDAKAVTMILRGGTEHVVDEVERAVEDALGVVAVTLEDGKVVPGGGAPEAELALGLRDYADSVGGREQLAVEAFADAIDVIPRTLAENAGLDPIDSLVDLRSQHDAGDTTVGLDAYTGDLVDMEDDGVVEPLRVKTQAVESATEAAVMILRIDDVIAAGDLKGGAGDDDEDEGGPGAGGPGGMGGGMGGMGGMGGMGGAM, via the coding sequence ATGGGTAACCAGCCCCTCATCGTACTCTCAGAGGAGTCCCAGCGGACATCCGGAAAAGACGCACAGTCGATGAACATCACGGCCGGGAAGGCCGTCGCCGAATCCGTTCGGACCACGCTCGGTCCGAAGGGGATGGACAAGATGCTCGTCTCCGATACGGGCGACGTCGTCGTCACGAACGACGGCGTGACCATCCTCGACGAGATGGACATCGAACACCCCGCCGCGAACATGATGGTCGAGGTCGCCCAGACCCAGGAGGACGAGGTCGGCGACGGCACGACCACCTCCGTCGTCATCGGCGGCGAACTGCTCACGAAGGCCGAGGACCTGCTCGATCAGGACATCCACGCGACCGTCCTCGCGCAGGGGTATCGCCAGGCCGCCGAACAGGCGAAGGAGATCCTCGAGGACATGGCCATCGAGGTCGACGAGGACGACACCGAGATCCTCGCGTCCATCGCCGAGACCGCGATGACCGGCAAGGGCGCCGAGTCCGCCAAGGACACGCTCGCGGCGCTGATCGTCGACGCTGTCCAGTCGATCGCCGACGAGGAGGGTATCGACACTGACAACGTCAGCGTCGAGACCGTGGTCGGCGGCTCCATCGAGGAGTCCGAACTCGTCGAGGGCGTCATCGTGGACAAGGAGCGCGTCCACGAGAACATGCCCTACAGCGTCGAGGACGCCGACGTCGCGCTGCTCGACACCGCGATCGAAGTCAAGGAGACCGAGCTCGACGCCGAGGTCAACGTCTCCGATCCCGACCAGCTCCAGCAGTTCCTCGATCAGGAAGAGGAACAGCTCAAGGAGATGGTCGACAAGCTGGCCGACGCCGGCGCCGACGTCGTCTTCTGTCAGAAGGGCATCGACGACATGGCCCAGCACTACCTCGCCCAGGAGGGCATCCTCGCGGTCCGTCGCGCCAAGAAATCCGACATCAAGGCGCTCTCGCGCTCGACCGGCGCGCGGATCGTCTCCAACATCGACGACATCACCGAAGACGATCTCGGCTTCGCGGGCTCGGTCTCCCAGAAGGAGATCGCCGGCGACGAGCGCATCTTCGTCGAGGACGTCGAGGACGCCAAGGCCGTGACCATGATCCTGCGCGGCGGCACCGAGCACGTCGTCGACGAGGTCGAACGCGCCGTCGAGGACGCGCTCGGCGTCGTCGCGGTCACCCTGGAGGACGGCAAGGTCGTCCCCGGTGGTGGCGCTCCCGAGGCGGAACTCGCGCTCGGTCTGCGCGATTACGCCGACTCCGTCGGCGGCCGCGAGCAGCTCGCCGTCGAGGCCTTCGCCGACGCGATCGACGTCATCCCGCGCACCCTGGCGGAGAACGCCGGGCTGGACCCGATCGACTCGCTGGTCGATCTCCGCAGCCAGCACGACGCCGGCGACACGACCGTCGGACTGGACGCCTACACCGGCGACCTCGTCGACATGGAAGACGACGGCGTCGTCGAACCGCTGCGCGTCAAGACTCAGGCCGTCGAGTCCGCGACCGAAGCCGCCGTGATGATCCTGCGCATCGACGACGTGATCGCCGCAGGCGACCTCAAGGGCGGCGCCGGTGACGACGATGAAGACGAAGGCGGACCCGGTGCCGGCGGCCCCGGCGGTATGGGCGGCGGCATGGGCGGCATGGGCGGCATGGGCGGCATGGGCGGCGCGATGTAA
- a CDS encoding digeranylgeranylglycerophospholipid reductase — protein MSDRFDVVVAGAGPAGAQAARDIAARGYDVVVLETEPESEFPRQSNKSTGGTFPSMLTAFNVPDDVVMQFTDSVVLESPNHHFEQPQAGAVLEFADFKEFLVEDSRANGAEYRFDARVSGPIMEGGEIVGVEYNGDQEVYGDVVIDATGPAAPLAKALGVTDLQREKQAIGIEREFEGVDLDHPGYADLEDAMMLRLDHEYAPGGYSWIFHTGEDTAKVGVCYIQNEQYQQYADGDRTIDGYLQHWLETDPRFEDAEPIEGTQHRGSAHIQSPGELSTDNFVAIGDTVPTIDPLWGEGINKGMQSARAAAIAVDHCLTPDERDTSADNISVYDDLWHETVAPDMDSRLFMTQLMYFAPNERYDRFMRDLDRLDLQTMRRANEGSWRAISKLLHLDDVPLLAKFAGHYLRT, from the coding sequence ATGTCCGACCGTTTCGACGTGGTCGTCGCCGGGGCCGGCCCGGCCGGCGCGCAGGCTGCACGCGACATCGCCGCGAGGGGGTACGATGTCGTCGTGCTGGAGACCGAGCCGGAATCGGAGTTCCCGCGACAGAGCAACAAGTCGACCGGGGGGACGTTCCCCTCGATGCTCACCGCGTTCAACGTCCCCGACGACGTCGTGATGCAGTTCACCGACAGCGTCGTCCTCGAATCGCCCAATCACCACTTCGAGCAACCGCAGGCCGGGGCTGTCCTCGAGTTCGCCGACTTCAAAGAGTTCCTCGTCGAGGACAGCCGAGCGAACGGTGCCGAATACCGCTTCGACGCCCGCGTGTCCGGCCCGATCATGGAGGGCGGAGAGATCGTCGGCGTCGAGTACAACGGCGATCAGGAGGTCTACGGCGACGTGGTGATCGACGCGACCGGCCCGGCGGCCCCGCTCGCCAAGGCGCTGGGCGTCACCGACTTGCAGCGCGAAAAGCAGGCGATCGGGATCGAACGGGAGTTCGAGGGCGTCGACCTCGACCATCCCGGCTACGCCGACCTCGAGGACGCGATGATGCTGCGACTCGATCACGAGTACGCACCGGGCGGCTACTCCTGGATCTTCCACACCGGCGAGGACACCGCCAAGGTCGGGGTCTGTTACATCCAGAACGAACAGTACCAGCAGTACGCCGACGGCGATCGGACCATCGACGGCTACCTCCAGCACTGGCTGGAAACCGACCCCCGGTTCGAGGACGCCGAGCCGATCGAGGGGACCCAACACCGCGGGTCGGCCCACATCCAGTCGCCCGGCGAGCTGAGTACGGACAACTTCGTGGCGATCGGGGACACCGTCCCGACGATAGACCCGCTGTGGGGAGAGGGGATCAACAAGGGGATGCAGTCGGCCCGCGCCGCCGCGATCGCGGTCGATCACTGCCTCACGCCCGACGAACGGGACACCTCGGCCGACAACATCTCCGTCTATGACGACCTGTGGCACGAGACCGTCGCCCCGGACATGGACTCGCGGCTGTTCATGACCCAGTTGATGTATTTCGCGCCCAACGAGCGCTACGATCGGTTCATGCGCGACCTCGATCGACTCGACCTGCAGACGATGCGCCGGGCCAACGAGGGCAGCTGGCGCGCGATCTCGAAGCTATTACATCTCGATGACGTCCCGCTGCTGGCGAAGTTTGCCGGTCACTACCTGCGGACGTAG
- a CDS encoding aldo/keto reductase, translated as MELGYVPLGRTGLQVSELAFGTWRFGRTTDQDSIEIPEERAYELLDAYETAGGRFIDTADIYGDGDSERWIGNWLAERDRSEYVIASKIYWPTREDNPNFSGLSRTHVRRQVEAILDRLGTDYLDVLYIHRWDDATPAEQLMRTLNGVVEDGTVNFLGASTHVPDAWHISKANEIAKRYGFEPFTVSQPRYNLVNREVEDTYLDMCADYGIELVPWSPLGQGVLTGKYSRDDMPEDSTASEDEGWEDYYLTEANFEVVDEVRAVAEEVDATPAQVSLAWLMHHQSVAAPIVGARTVEQLEENLGAAEVELTSEQFERLAESKASPLEGI; from the coding sequence ATGGAACTCGGATACGTCCCGCTGGGACGCACCGGCCTGCAAGTGAGCGAACTCGCGTTCGGGACCTGGCGGTTCGGCCGCACGACCGATCAGGACTCGATCGAGATCCCCGAGGAACGGGCCTACGAACTGCTCGACGCCTACGAAACGGCCGGTGGGCGGTTCATCGATACCGCCGACATCTACGGCGACGGCGACAGCGAGCGCTGGATCGGTAACTGGCTCGCCGAGCGTGATCGCAGCGAGTACGTCATCGCCTCGAAGATCTACTGGCCGACACGGGAGGACAACCCCAACTTCAGCGGCCTCTCGCGGACCCACGTCCGCCGGCAGGTCGAGGCGATCCTCGACCGTCTGGGGACCGACTACCTCGACGTGCTGTACATCCACCGCTGGGACGACGCCACGCCGGCCGAGCAGCTGATGCGCACGCTCAACGGCGTCGTTGAGGACGGCACGGTCAACTTCCTCGGGGCCTCGACGCACGTCCCCGACGCCTGGCATATCTCGAAGGCCAACGAGATCGCCAAACGGTACGGGTTCGAACCCTTCACCGTCTCTCAGCCGCGCTATAATCTCGTCAACCGGGAGGTCGAGGACACCTACCTGGACATGTGCGCCGACTACGGGATCGAACTCGTCCCGTGGAGCCCGCTCGGACAGGGCGTGCTGACCGGCAAGTACAGCCGCGATGACATGCCTGAGGACTCGACGGCCTCGGAAGACGAGGGCTGGGAAGACTACTACCTCACCGAGGCGAACTTCGAGGTCGTCGACGAGGTCCGGGCCGTCGCCGAGGAAGTCGACGCCACGCCCGCGCAGGTCAGCCTGGCCTGGCTGATGCACCACCAGTCGGTCGCGGCCCCGATTGTCGGCGCACGGACCGTCGAACAGCTCGAGGAGAACCTCGGTGCGGCGGAGGTCGAACTGACAAGCGAACAGTTCGAACGACTCGCCGAGTCGAAGGCGTCGCCGCTGGAAGGCATCTGA
- a CDS encoding ParA family protein, whose amino-acid sequence MGDSVRIAVSNQKGGVGKTAVAINVAGALNERGHDVLFVDLDPQGNATENLGMRDVYDEGPPSLFDVLSDAEKRSSVTDLVREHEEMDVVPSNIDMTAVEPELTLSRRSGQQLSLTLEHVDHEYDYVIIDCPPFLGNLMDNALYAAQNMLIPALAETTSKRAFELLFDHVSSLEKDYDIRIRERGVVINRIDVRKNQAREMIEWIEDAFDDTPVWKVRERAAVQRAMTNGGSLFVEAPQCDQLPSFRDIARGLDEQFRRRRASHD is encoded by the coding sequence ATGGGAGATTCGGTCCGAATTGCGGTAAGCAATCAGAAGGGAGGTGTGGGAAAGACAGCCGTTGCGATCAACGTGGCCGGAGCACTAAACGAAAGGGGGCACGACGTCCTGTTCGTCGACCTGGATCCGCAGGGGAATGCGACGGAAAATCTCGGTATGCGGGACGTCTACGACGAGGGTCCGCCGTCGCTGTTCGACGTGTTGAGCGACGCCGAAAAGCGATCCTCTGTGACCGACCTCGTAAGGGAGCACGAAGAGATGGACGTCGTTCCGTCAAACATCGACATGACCGCCGTCGAGCCGGAGCTCACGCTCTCACGACGGTCGGGACAGCAACTGTCACTGACACTCGAACACGTCGACCACGAGTACGATTACGTCATCATCGACTGTCCACCCTTTCTCGGGAATCTCATGGACAACGCGCTGTACGCGGCACAGAACATGCTCATACCGGCGCTGGCGGAAACCACGAGCAAGCGAGCCTTCGAACTCCTGTTCGATCACGTTTCGTCGCTCGAAAAAGACTACGACATCCGGATCCGGGAGCGTGGAGTCGTCATCAACCGGATCGACGTGCGCAAAAACCAGGCGCGTGAGATGATCGAGTGGATAGAGGACGCGTTCGACGATACGCCGGTCTGGAAAGTCAGGGAACGTGCGGCGGTACAGCGCGCCATGACGAACGGCGGTTCGCTGTTCGTCGAAGCTCCCCAGTGTGATCAGTTGCCCTCTTTTCGGGACATCGCGCGCGGCCTCGACGAGCAGTTCCGCCGACGGAGGGCGAGCCATGACTGA
- a CDS encoding histidine kinase N-terminal 7TM domain-containing protein — protein sequence MSIFMAMQAALMATVAVGFAGALLAWRERPKPGSVSLTILLAGQCWWSSTLLFRVRASGIQEKILWTDVTWIGVAVLPVAWLFFSLSYTGYSEYVRKEYMLLASAIPVLTIVLGPTNEMHHLLYTDSVLLDYGGRAIIDRTPGPWFWVIAYYTYLLGLLGAIPLVSFVSSDLSIFQAQSVALLAGLVVPWVTNVAHLLGALPTSGIDPTPIAFSLSAVLFLGGLTQFRLLGTNPAPIRPARQLLFDQIEDGLVILDMDSHIININEPAAEAVGSAPSDLLGRSLDDAIPQLEDFDETQSGRTVLRPDGGPASFDVSVSEIRDPRGQMIGRVLSLHDVSEYLRQQQRLAVLNRVFRHNVRTNTQVILSQIEYLTEHNSEEHAKKAEENLVEINELSDRIRTILEIFEREREDPQPIRVENTTQDCLGTMKAEYPDASISYDGCETSAYVDRVFDDVFRNVVRNALEHNTNPEPEVWIDVECEDDAVDVTVTDNGPGIDDEEVALLSEGTETPLKHGSGLGLALIIWGVEFAGGNVTFDENEPHGTTVSVELPKLSGTG from the coding sequence ATGTCGATATTCATGGCCATGCAGGCAGCCCTGATGGCGACGGTCGCCGTCGGTTTCGCGGGCGCTCTGCTGGCCTGGAGGGAGCGTCCGAAACCGGGATCCGTGTCGCTCACGATACTTCTGGCAGGGCAGTGCTGGTGGTCCTCGACGCTCCTGTTCCGGGTGCGGGCGTCGGGGATACAGGAGAAGATCCTGTGGACCGACGTCACCTGGATCGGCGTCGCCGTCCTCCCGGTCGCGTGGCTGTTCTTCTCGCTTTCCTATACCGGATACAGCGAGTACGTCCGGAAGGAGTATATGCTGCTGGCATCGGCTATTCCGGTGCTCACGATCGTACTCGGTCCGACCAACGAAATGCATCACTTGCTGTATACCGATTCGGTTTTGCTCGACTACGGCGGCCGGGCAATCATCGACCGCACGCCCGGTCCCTGGTTCTGGGTCATCGCGTATTACACGTACCTGTTAGGCCTGCTGGGCGCGATTCCGCTGGTGTCGTTCGTATCGAGCGATCTGTCGATTTTTCAGGCACAGAGCGTCGCGCTGTTGGCCGGGCTGGTCGTTCCCTGGGTGACGAACGTGGCCCATCTGCTGGGTGCGTTGCCGACCAGCGGTATCGATCCGACGCCCATCGCGTTCTCGCTCTCCGCAGTCCTGTTTCTGGGGGGGCTAACGCAGTTTCGACTCCTCGGGACGAACCCGGCACCGATCCGACCTGCTCGACAGCTACTGTTCGATCAGATCGAAGACGGTCTCGTGATACTGGACATGGATAGCCACATCATAAACATCAACGAGCCGGCAGCAGAAGCAGTCGGATCCGCGCCGTCCGACCTCCTCGGGCGGTCGCTCGACGACGCGATCCCACAGTTGGAAGATTTCGACGAAACACAGTCCGGACGGACCGTCTTGCGACCCGACGGTGGCCCGGCGAGCTTCGACGTTTCGGTGAGCGAGATACGCGATCCCCGTGGACAGATGATCGGACGCGTCCTCAGTCTGCACGACGTCAGCGAGTACTTGCGACAGCAACAGCGACTCGCAGTCCTCAACCGAGTGTTCCGGCACAACGTCCGCACCAACACGCAGGTGATCCTGAGCCAGATCGAGTACCTGACGGAGCACAACAGCGAGGAACACGCCAAAAAGGCCGAAGAGAACTTGGTCGAGATCAACGAGTTGAGCGATCGGATCAGAACGATTCTCGAGATCTTCGAGCGGGAACGGGAGGATCCACAGCCGATCCGGGTCGAGAATACGACACAGGACTGCCTGGGGACGATGAAGGCGGAGTACCCGGATGCTTCGATCAGCTACGACGGCTGTGAGACGTCGGCCTACGTCGACCGTGTTTTCGACGACGTGTTCCGGAACGTCGTCAGAAACGCGCTGGAGCACAACACGAATCCCGAGCCCGAAGTATGGATCGACGTCGAATGTGAGGACGATGCGGTCGACGTCACCGTGACGGACAACGGCCCGGGCATCGACGACGAGGAAGTCGCACTGTTGAGCGAGGGAACGGAAACCCCGCTGAAACACGGAAGCGGACTCGGGCTCGCCCTGATTATCTGGGGCGTCGAATTCGCCGGCGGGAACGTGACTTTCGACGAGAACGAACCACACGGTACGACCGTGTCTGTCGAACTTCCGAAGCTATCTGGCACGGGATGA
- a CDS encoding UbiA family prenyltransferase: protein MASEPRNWEGAAEPTVTGGSFAGGVLRRSRRAWHVLEYSSVYLALIAALKVFVVIFVLSLPVTLAPLIGALVTFAVYANDRLVDLSDDTVLRPRRAAFVRRYRRILYVTAAMAYGIAVALSVLGGPLAFGLTLLPGVVWLSYAIEWIRVGGVGFERLKEVPFVSSVLVATAWSVPVVLLPIAFSDAQLTPAAVLLFVYFALTTLVSTEIANVRDVESDRASGVETVPTILGVERTRTVLYGFAALTVAVLGYGVSRSYLTLFEAAILSAGVLTLVAGISLLGRAEDRAALTVGAECSPVPVFVLLVVTSAL, encoded by the coding sequence ATGGCGTCTGAACCACGCAACTGGGAGGGCGCAGCCGAACCGACGGTCACCGGTGGCAGTTTCGCCGGAGGGGTGCTCAGAAGATCGAGACGGGCATGGCATGTCCTCGAATACAGTTCCGTCTACCTCGCACTTATCGCCGCACTCAAGGTGTTCGTCGTGATCTTCGTCCTGTCGCTGCCGGTCACGCTGGCACCGCTGATCGGCGCACTCGTCACCTTCGCCGTCTATGCCAACGACCGGCTCGTCGACCTGTCCGACGACACCGTTCTCCGCCCCCGACGCGCCGCGTTCGTCCGGCGATACCGCCGCATACTCTACGTGACCGCCGCGATGGCGTACGGCATCGCTGTCGCTCTCTCGGTACTGGGTGGCCCCCTCGCGTTCGGCCTGACTCTCTTGCCCGGCGTCGTCTGGTTGTCATACGCCATCGAGTGGATCCGCGTCGGCGGCGTCGGGTTCGAACGGCTCAAGGAAGTACCGTTCGTCAGCTCGGTTCTCGTGGCCACCGCGTGGTCCGTGCCGGTCGTTCTGTTACCGATAGCTTTCTCCGATGCGCAACTCACGCCGGCTGCCGTCCTCCTGTTCGTCTACTTCGCTCTCACGACGCTCGTCAGCACCGAAATAGCGAACGTCCGTGACGTCGAGAGTGACAGGGCCAGCGGCGTCGAGACTGTCCCGACGATACTGGGCGTCGAGCGAACGCGGACTGTTCTCTACGGCTTCGCCGCGCTCACTGTCGCTGTCCTGGGCTACGGCGTGTCACGGAGCTATTTAACCCTCTTCGAGGCGGCGATACTGTCGGCCGGTGTCCTGACTCTCGTGGCCGGAATCAGTCTTCTCGGTCGCGCCGAGGACAGAGCGGCATTGACGGTCGGAGCGGAGTGCTCGCCGGTACCTGTCTTCGTCCTGCTCGTGGTGACGTCCGCCCTGTAG
- a CDS encoding LEA type 2 family protein — MDLPEPVRSVLAVLPSLRTVVVGAVVSLGVVAMLVTVLVATGVLAQPTVESIDTQWGDVTNETTQIETQARVDNPNPIGTPDVVTIEYTASLNDVVLVDGERAGIGLSPGENTVEFAAPMDNDRIADWWVTHVNGDERSTLTIEPKASGPGVSQSLPEQTSTVATDLLSSFESAEEEAVTVDGEPLLVLGDRNASWGEATDETTPLTLNAELDNAHDRPVTLSGVEYVVTMNNVTLGEGTTADGVDLSPGESGTLTVDTALETDAFADWWPTHVRNDETSRMRVTLYGLVERNGEQVRVPVRLYQQRLEFETDLLGDDGTNTEALSSSRDSLTAPVVRDTDRDWGTITDETTEVHADVTVDNPTADPAINDFVRLTTTTETSISGVDVGSGSRETTLSAGTNDLRVTTELDNGEVPTWWARHLNRGETSQTVTTTTTTADVGFTTVNVPTPDANATTETDLLADLNTDESQPVGTSDREYLLAESTTATWGEATPQVAPLDVQSTLRNQRQRASITIQEVSYDVSIGGVTLANGSQPDGTTIEPGEREVVDLTIGLDNSRMDEWWVSHVRNGERSTLSVDAWATIEAAGQTETVPLSMFATNGTVETDLLG; from the coding sequence ATGGACCTGCCCGAACCCGTTCGATCCGTACTCGCCGTGTTGCCCTCCCTGCGCACGGTCGTCGTCGGTGCCGTCGTGTCGCTGGGAGTGGTCGCCATGCTCGTGACCGTGCTCGTCGCGACCGGCGTCCTCGCACAGCCGACCGTCGAGAGCATCGACACCCAGTGGGGTGATGTCACGAACGAGACGACCCAGATCGAGACCCAGGCCCGCGTCGACAACCCCAATCCCATCGGGACGCCTGACGTCGTCACCATCGAGTACACGGCGTCGCTGAACGACGTCGTCCTCGTGGACGGCGAGCGGGCCGGGATCGGACTGTCCCCCGGCGAGAACACCGTCGAGTTCGCCGCTCCGATGGACAACGACCGGATCGCGGACTGGTGGGTGACACACGTCAACGGCGACGAGCGCTCGACGCTGACGATCGAGCCGAAAGCCAGCGGGCCGGGCGTCAGCCAGTCGCTGCCCGAGCAAACCTCGACTGTCGCGACCGACCTGCTCTCGTCGTTCGAGAGCGCCGAGGAGGAGGCCGTGACCGTCGACGGCGAGCCGCTGCTCGTGCTCGGCGATCGCAACGCGAGCTGGGGCGAGGCGACCGACGAGACGACGCCGCTGACGTTGAACGCCGAGCTGGACAACGCTCACGACCGGCCGGTCACGCTGTCCGGCGTCGAGTACGTCGTCACGATGAACAACGTCACGCTGGGCGAGGGAACAACGGCTGATGGTGTCGACCTCTCGCCCGGCGAGTCGGGGACGCTGACGGTCGATACCGCCCTTGAGACAGACGCGTTCGCTGACTGGTGGCCGACGCACGTCCGTAACGACGAGACCAGCCGGATGCGCGTCACGCTGTACGGACTCGTCGAACGGAACGGCGAGCAGGTCCGCGTGCCGGTACGGCTCTACCAGCAGCGACTCGAGTTCGAGACGGACCTGCTCGGCGACGACGGGACGAATACCGAGGCGTTGTCGAGCTCGCGCGATTCGCTCACTGCACCCGTTGTCAGGGATACCGACCGCGACTGGGGGACGATCACCGACGAGACGACTGAGGTGCACGCGGACGTGACCGTCGACAACCCCACCGCCGATCCCGCGATTAACGACTTCGTCCGGTTGACGACGACCACCGAGACGTCGATCAGCGGCGTCGACGTCGGCTCGGGCTCGCGCGAGACGACGCTCTCGGCCGGGACCAACGACCTGCGCGTGACGACCGAACTCGACAACGGCGAGGTGCCGACGTGGTGGGCGCGCCACCTCAACCGCGGCGAAACGTCGCAGACAGTCACGACGACCACGACGACCGCAGACGTCGGCTTCACGACGGTCAACGTGCCGACCCCGGACGCGAACGCGACGACTGAGACGGACCTGCTCGCCGACCTGAACACCGACGAATCACAGCCGGTCGGGACGAGCGACCGGGAGTACCTCCTCGCCGAGTCGACGACCGCGACGTGGGGCGAGGCGACGCCACAGGTGGCTCCCCTCGACGTCCAGAGCACGCTTCGCAACCAGCGCCAGCGGGCCTCGATCACGATTCAGGAGGTCAGCTACGACGTCTCGATCGGCGGCGTCACGCTGGCCAACGGTAGCCAGCCCGACGGGACGACGATCGAACCCGGCGAACGCGAGGTCGTCGATCTGACGATCGGTCTCGACAACTCCCGGATGGACGAGTGGTGGGTCAGCCACGTCAGAAACGGCGAACGATCGACGCTCTCGGTCGACGCGTGGGCGACGATCGAAGCCGCCGGACAGACCGAGACGGTCCCGCTGTCGATGTTTGCGACGAACGGAACCGTCGAGACGGACCTGCTGGGCTAG